A single genomic interval of Amblyraja radiata isolate CabotCenter1 chromosome 3, sAmbRad1.1.pri, whole genome shotgun sequence harbors:
- the LOC116971345 gene encoding sialic acid-binding Ig-like lectin 15 produces MLGAVLYITSQLFSTEGLHRNGWTTERPDIVMGWEGKPVVLFCKFTHLHGGYGGNITVSWREDQTSKWILNYTNFPSNYGFANEIRENEGERYQPMGNPRQNDASIIIKRLCQQDHHMRYVCLVDLQEDGNQTSQSFSQTLLVVTGDDVSVSMVIGKKGSSATLPCSFSPSNRKPSSITICWMKGNPREESTVFIHTHPHTEGPPYSVTVNGGGRYELVGKLDQGDASIRVKGLRMDDGSDYFCHVWVKNSTQETVTQDVTELEVVVPATILELYVASDNVTGEDTLVCRAEGTPPANITWIGPGNSSLPVNSSEMRVTHDAEKLQTVGELLHLGLRKCYMCVAVNEHGRDTSEVNLSTKDNSRANFIIGMLCLLPLIKFLLLLITGIILFIKIKDS; encoded by the exons CCTCTTCTGCAAGTTCACTCACCTTCACGGTGGATACGGGGGGAACATCACTGTCAGCTGGAGGGAAGATCAGACAAGCAAGTGGATCCTCAATTACACCAACTTTCCATCGAACTATGGGTTTGCGAATGAGATTCGTGAGAATGAAGGGGAGCGTTACCAACCGATGGGCAATCCTCGGCAGAACGATGCTTCCATTATCATCAAAAGGCTGTGTCAACAAGATCACCACATGCGGTATGTTTGTCTTGTGGATCTGCAGGAAGATGGGAACCAAACCTCCCAAAGCTTCTCTCAAACCCTCCTTGTGGTGACAG GTGATGACGTCTCTGTATCCATGGTGATTGGGAAGAAGGGCAGTTCAGCCACACTGCCCTGCTCCTTCAGCCCCTCGAACAGGAAGCCCAGCTCCATCACTATCTGCTGGATGAAGGGGAATCCACGGGAAGAGTCCACTGTCTTTATTCACACCCATCCCCACACCGAGGGCCCTCCCTACTCTGTCactgtaaatggaggaggtcgataTGAGCTGGTGGGAAAACTAGACCAGGGAGACGCCTCTATCAGAGTGAAGGGACTCAGAATGGACGACGGCAGCGACTATTTCTGTCATGTTTGGGTCAAGAATTCCACACAGGAGACCGTGACTCAGGACGTGACGGAACTGGAAGTTGTAG TCCCTGCCACCATCCTGGAGCTGTATGTTGCGAGCGACAATGTAACTGGAGAAGACACTCTCGTGTGCAGGGCTGAAGGAACGCCCCCTGCAAACATCACATGGATCGGCCCTGGGAACAGCTCACTGCCCGTGaacagcagtgagatgagagtcaCGCATGATGCAGAGAAGCTACAGACTGTGGGCGAACTGCTTCATCTTGGGCTGAGAAAGTGCTACATGTGTGTGGCTGTGAATGAACACGGGAGAGACACCAGTGAGGTCAACCTATCCACCAAGGATAACAGTCGGGCAAATTTCATCATTGGAATGCTGTGCCTGCTCCCTCTGATTAAGTTCCTCCTCCTCCTGATAACTGGGATCATTCTCTTCATTAAGATAAAAG ACAGCTGA